One Aegilops tauschii subsp. strangulata cultivar AL8/78 chromosome 7, Aet v6.0, whole genome shotgun sequence genomic window carries:
- the LOC120969821 gene encoding uncharacterized protein → MVCPLCRCPGAPCVPFAGDHGVPEAFDVVLDENCFRRMYIPCNVRASLAAYIQEHRNVAQMSGYKRIEPALLTFESRSYAAVFKHRGRYSKFCGAAWNELTQDYALSAGDRVVFTLDHSVFDLKVETYRGGHRIFPTPDCAFEKLTDAKYQLVCSAVMPRGLQFNYHDNQEFVTSLFRTSFFLGCMPYVHVLTPTNTEKFLMKIPKAVVSSLKVFIDVPMSANVCLEAFKGELHVITPSSYSLGKKDGRMVIARMTFNQFLAAASYAKDNVFLITFKECRDRSVSTVFQQLK, encoded by the exons ATGGTTTGCCCTCTTTGTCGTTGTCCGGGTGCCCCCTGTGTTCCATTTGCTGGAGATCATGGAGTCCCTGAAGCTTTTGATGTCGTCCTTGATGAGAATTGCTTCAGGAGGATG TACATCCCATGCAATGTAAGGGCTTCCTTAGCTGCTTACATTCAGGAGCACAGGAATGTCGCCCAGATGTCAGGTTACAAGAGGATTGAGCCTGCTCTGCTTACCTTTGAGAGCAGATCTTATGCTGCTGTCTTTAAGCATCGAGGCCGTTACTCTAAGTTCTGTGGTGCAGCTTGGAATGAACTTACCCAGGACTATGCTCTTTCTGCTGGAGACCGTGTCGTATTCACTCTGGACCACTCAGTGTTTGATTTGAAAGTTGAGACTTACCGTGGTGGCCATAGGATTTTTCCTACTCCTGATTGTG CGTTTGAAAAATTGACTGATGCAAAGTATCAGCTTGTTTGCTCTGCTGTCATGCCTCGGGGTCTGCAATTCAACTATCATGATAATCAGGAGTTTGTGACATCTCTCTTCCGTACATCATTTTTTCTGGGATGCATGCCATATGTTCATGTGTTGACTCCAACAAATACTGAGAAGTTCTTAATG AAAATTCCAAAGGCCGTTGTCTCCAGCTTGAAGGTCTTCATTGATGTGCCAATGAGTGCTAATGTTTGTCTCGAAGCTTTCAAGGGTGAATTGCATGTCATAACACCATCTTCATACTCTCTGGGCAAGAAAGATGGCAGGATGGTGATTGCCAGGATGACCTTCAATCAGTTCCTTGCAGCTGCTAGCTATGCTAAAGACAATGTGTTTCTCATCACTTTCAAGGAATGCCGTGATCGCTCAGTTTCAACCGTTTTCCAGCAGCTAAAGTAA